A window from Megalops cyprinoides isolate fMegCyp1 chromosome 8, fMegCyp1.pri, whole genome shotgun sequence encodes these proteins:
- the LOC118781840 gene encoding COUP transcription factor 2-like isoform X1 has translation MAMVVWRGSQDDVAETQGALSSQAQQVGPLSLPTPQPGQLNLAGSQVAPPTPHTPVQGGPPSNTAQSTPTNQTTQSQAEKQQPQHIECVVCGDKSSGKHYGQFTCEGCKSFFKRSVRRNLTYSCRANRNCPIDQHHRNQCQYCRLKKCLKVGMRREVSLFTAAVQRGRMPPTQPHHGQFALTNGDPLHCHSYLSGYISLLLRAEPYPTSRYGSQCMQPNNIMGIENICELAARMLFSAVEWARNIPFFPDLQITDQVALLRLTWSELFVLNAAQCSMPLHVAPLLAAAGLHASPMSADRVVAFMDHIRIFQEQVEKLKALHVDSAEYSCLKAIVLFTTDACGLSDVAHVESLQEKSQCALEEYVRSQYPNQPTRFGKLLLRLPSLRTVSSSVIEQLFFVRLVGKTPIETLIRDMLLSGSSFNWPYMPIQ, from the exons ATGGCAATGGTAGTGTGGAGAGGCTCCCAGGACGATGTGGCCGAAACCCAGGGCGCCCTCTCCTCTCAAGCCCAGCAAGTAGGACCTCTATCCCTCCCCACTCCTCAACCAGGCCAGCTCAACCTCGCGGGCTCGCAGGTCGCCCCTCCGACCCCTCATACGCCGGTGCAAGGCGGACCCCCGAGCAATACGGCACAGTCGACACCGACGAACCAGACGACCCAGAGTCAGGCGGAAAAACAGCAGCCTCAGCACATAGAATGTGTGGTTTGCGGGGACAAGTCGAGTGGTAAACATTACGGCCAGTTCACGTGCGAGGGCTGCAAAAGCTTCTTCAAACGGAGCGTACGGAGAAACCTCACCTATTCGTGTCGTGCCAACAGGAACTGCCCCATCGACCAGCACCATCGCAATCAGTGTCAGTACTGTCGCCTCAAAAAATGCCTCAAAGTCGGCATGAGACGGGAAG TTTCTCTTTTTACTGCAGCGGTGCAGAGGGGACGGATGCCACCCACGCAGCCTCACCACGGCCAGTTCGCCTTGACAAACGGGGACCCCCTGCACTGCCATTCGTACCTATCCGGATATATCTCTCTTCTCCTGAGAGCGGAGCCCTACCCGACGTCCCGCTATGGCAGCCAGTGCATGCAACCCAACAACATTATGGGCATTGAGAACATTTGTGAACTGGCGGCCCGGATGCTCTTTAGTGCCGTGGAGTGGGCAAGGAATATCCCCTTCTTTCCAGACCTGCAGATTACGGACCAGGTGGCCCTTCTGAGGTTAACCTGGAGCGAGCTGTTTGTGCTGAACGCGGCGCAGTGCTCTATGCCCCTTCACGTGGCACCACTTCTCGCGGCTGCAGGCCTACACGCCTCTCCTATGTCTGCGGACAGAGTTGTCGCCTTCATGGACCACATTAGGATCTTTCAAGAGCAAGTGGAGAAACTGAAAGCTTTGCACGTCGACTCAGCCGAGTACAGCTGTTTGAAGGCCATAGTGCTTTTCACCACAG ATGCTTGTGGTCTCTCAGACGTGGCCCATGTGGAAAGTTTGCAGGAGAAGTCGCAGTGTGCGCTTGAGGAGTACGTCCGGAGCCAGTACCCCAACCAGCCAACTCGATTTGGGAAGCTTTTGCTGCGCTTGCCCTCTCTCCGCACAGTCTCTTCTTCGGTCATAGAGCAATTGTTTTTCGTCCGTTTGGTAGGTAAAACCCCAATTGAAACCCTCATCAGAGACATGTTGCTTTCCGGAAGTAGTTTCAACTGGCCTTACATGCCAATTCAGTAA
- the LOC118781840 gene encoding COUP transcription factor 2-like isoform X2 — MAMVVWRGSQDDVAETQGALSSQAQQVGPLSLPTPQPGQLNLAGSQVAPPTPHTPVQGGPPSNTAQSTPTNQTTQSQAEKQQPQHIECVVCGDKSSGKHYGQFTCEGCKSFFKRSVRRNLTYSCRANRNCPIDQHHRNQCQYCRLKKCLKVGMRREAVQRGRMPPTQPHHGQFALTNGDPLHCHSYLSGYISLLLRAEPYPTSRYGSQCMQPNNIMGIENICELAARMLFSAVEWARNIPFFPDLQITDQVALLRLTWSELFVLNAAQCSMPLHVAPLLAAAGLHASPMSADRVVAFMDHIRIFQEQVEKLKALHVDSAEYSCLKAIVLFTTDACGLSDVAHVESLQEKSQCALEEYVRSQYPNQPTRFGKLLLRLPSLRTVSSSVIEQLFFVRLVGKTPIETLIRDMLLSGSSFNWPYMPIQ; from the exons ATGGCAATGGTAGTGTGGAGAGGCTCCCAGGACGATGTGGCCGAAACCCAGGGCGCCCTCTCCTCTCAAGCCCAGCAAGTAGGACCTCTATCCCTCCCCACTCCTCAACCAGGCCAGCTCAACCTCGCGGGCTCGCAGGTCGCCCCTCCGACCCCTCATACGCCGGTGCAAGGCGGACCCCCGAGCAATACGGCACAGTCGACACCGACGAACCAGACGACCCAGAGTCAGGCGGAAAAACAGCAGCCTCAGCACATAGAATGTGTGGTTTGCGGGGACAAGTCGAGTGGTAAACATTACGGCCAGTTCACGTGCGAGGGCTGCAAAAGCTTCTTCAAACGGAGCGTACGGAGAAACCTCACCTATTCGTGTCGTGCCAACAGGAACTGCCCCATCGACCAGCACCATCGCAATCAGTGTCAGTACTGTCGCCTCAAAAAATGCCTCAAAGTCGGCATGAGACGGGAAG CGGTGCAGAGGGGACGGATGCCACCCACGCAGCCTCACCACGGCCAGTTCGCCTTGACAAACGGGGACCCCCTGCACTGCCATTCGTACCTATCCGGATATATCTCTCTTCTCCTGAGAGCGGAGCCCTACCCGACGTCCCGCTATGGCAGCCAGTGCATGCAACCCAACAACATTATGGGCATTGAGAACATTTGTGAACTGGCGGCCCGGATGCTCTTTAGTGCCGTGGAGTGGGCAAGGAATATCCCCTTCTTTCCAGACCTGCAGATTACGGACCAGGTGGCCCTTCTGAGGTTAACCTGGAGCGAGCTGTTTGTGCTGAACGCGGCGCAGTGCTCTATGCCCCTTCACGTGGCACCACTTCTCGCGGCTGCAGGCCTACACGCCTCTCCTATGTCTGCGGACAGAGTTGTCGCCTTCATGGACCACATTAGGATCTTTCAAGAGCAAGTGGAGAAACTGAAAGCTTTGCACGTCGACTCAGCCGAGTACAGCTGTTTGAAGGCCATAGTGCTTTTCACCACAG ATGCTTGTGGTCTCTCAGACGTGGCCCATGTGGAAAGTTTGCAGGAGAAGTCGCAGTGTGCGCTTGAGGAGTACGTCCGGAGCCAGTACCCCAACCAGCCAACTCGATTTGGGAAGCTTTTGCTGCGCTTGCCCTCTCTCCGCACAGTCTCTTCTTCGGTCATAGAGCAATTGTTTTTCGTCCGTTTGGTAGGTAAAACCCCAATTGAAACCCTCATCAGAGACATGTTGCTTTCCGGAAGTAGTTTCAACTGGCCTTACATGCCAATTCAGTAA